One Streptomyces sp. NBC_01217 genomic region harbors:
- a CDS encoding TetR/AcrR family transcriptional regulator, whose translation MAMSTAQTPARPMRADARRNYDRLLGEARTAFAEHGTDASLEDIARRAGVGIGTLYRHFPNRHALMNAVFQEALTSLITRSHELAGAEQPCGGLVEWLGAIITHAGEYRGLAQALMSTSRDETSALSQCNVPLREAGAVLLARAQGSGAVRADVSIDDLMQLTNAIALAAEQSPDDPELAGRLLMLTLQGLKGPNTEGS comes from the coding sequence ATGGCGATGAGCACGGCACAGACGCCGGCCCGGCCCATGCGTGCCGACGCGCGCCGTAATTACGACCGGCTGCTGGGCGAGGCCCGTACGGCCTTCGCGGAACACGGCACCGACGCGTCCTTGGAGGACATCGCGCGCCGCGCGGGCGTGGGGATCGGCACGCTGTACCGGCACTTCCCGAACCGGCACGCGCTGATGAACGCCGTCTTCCAGGAGGCTTTGACCTCGCTGATCACCCGTTCCCACGAACTCGCGGGGGCGGAGCAGCCGTGCGGGGGCCTGGTGGAGTGGCTGGGCGCGATCATCACCCATGCGGGCGAGTACCGGGGGCTCGCCCAGGCGCTCATGTCGACGTCACGGGACGAGACTTCGGCGCTGTCGCAGTGCAATGTGCCGTTGCGCGAGGCGGGGGCGGTGCTGCTGGCGCGGGCGCAGGGAAGCGGGGCCGTGCGGGCGGACGTGTCGATCGACGACCTGATGCAGCTGACGAACGCGATCGCGCTGGCCGCGGAACAGTCGCCGGATGACCCGGAGTTGGCGGGCCGGCTGCTGATGCTGACCTTGCAGGGGCTGAAGGGGCCCAACACGGAGGGGAGTTGA
- the mmpB gene encoding morphogenic membrane protein MmpB, protein MLWSDPENRPPKELRDAQNMMRRAGLVLALAMVVAMFVLGTR, encoded by the coding sequence ATGCTGTGGTCCGACCCCGAGAACAGGCCCCCGAAGGAACTCCGCGACGCCCAGAACATGATGCGCCGCGCGGGGCTGGTACTCGCACTCGCGATGGTGGTCGCGATGTTCGTACTCGGGACGCGGTAA
- a CDS encoding acyl-CoA carboxylase subunit epsilon yields MIKVVRGNPTPEELAAALAVVRARAAATADVSSDAPALPGQWSDPERIARRERHLPGPRAWARTYWPG; encoded by the coding sequence ATGATCAAGGTCGTACGGGGCAACCCGACCCCGGAGGAGCTGGCCGCCGCACTGGCGGTGGTCCGGGCGCGCGCCGCGGCGACGGCCGACGTGTCGTCCGACGCGCCCGCGCTGCCCGGCCAGTGGTCCGACCCGGAACGCATCGCCCGGCGCGAGCGCCATCTGCCGGGCCCGCGGGCCTGGGCGCGGACGTACTGGCCCGGATAG